GGCTTCGTCGGCGACTCCGGCAACGCCAAGGGCGGCGAGACCCACCTGCACTTCGAGGTCCACCCGAACGGCGGCGCCGCCGTCAACCCGAAGCCGATCCTCGACGGCTGGCTGGCCGAGGCGGCCGGCCAGGCCACCGACCTGGCCTCGAGCTGCGACGCCGCCCGCTCGGCGATCACGCTCGTCGCCGACGTCGCCGCCCTCGACGGGCCGGCCCGCCGCCGGGCCCCGGAGGCCGACCCGGCGGCCACGCCGGCCAGGGTGGTCAGCACGACCACGCCGTCCGTCGTGCTCGGCGCCGTCACCGGCGAGGTGGCCGCCGCCCCGATCGCCGACATCGGGGCCGGCTCGGACCGGCCGGTGGACACGGGCCTCGTGCTGTCGGGCATCGCCGTCCTGCTGGCGGCGTTCCACCAGCGCCGCTCCCGGGCCGCCGTCCGCCGCCGCGCCGCCGGCTGACCCCCGGCCCCGGCCGGGCCGCCGTCGGCGGCGACGGCCGGTGCTAGCAATGGCCGGTGCAGCGCTACGGCATGACCATCCCGTTCGACGGCGCGCCGCTCCACGCCCAGCGGGAGTGGGTGGCCGAGCTGGCCGACCTCGGCTACACGGACGCGTGGTCGAGCGAGGCCAACGGGGCCGACGCGTTCACGCCGCTCGCGCTCGCCTCCCAGTGGGCGCCGACCCTCCGCCTCGGCACGGCCATCGTCCCCGCCTTCACGAGGGGCCCGGCCTGCCTGGCCCAGTGCGCCGGGTCGCTGGCCCAGGCCGCGCCCGGCCGGTTCGTGCTCGGCGTCGGCACCTCGTCGGACGTCATCGTCGAGGGCTGGAACGGGATCCCGTTCCGGGAGCCGTACCGGCGGACCCGCGACGTCGTGCGCTTCCTCCGGGCGGCCATGGCCGGGGAGAAGGTGTCGGGCGAGTTCGACACGTTCACGGTGCGGGGGTTCCGCCTCGGCGTCGTG
This is a stretch of genomic DNA from Acidimicrobiales bacterium. It encodes these proteins:
- a CDS encoding M23 family metallopeptidase; this translates as PAPSTSAPTPAPAPAPEAAVPPPDWSPPSSTAALDDALADLDACGPMRVPGSVPGRFPVAGAATYINDWHFPRFVPSFHLHQGTDVFADRGTPVRSPADGTVRISNGPVGGLAVYVTDATGTYYYLAHLDGTVRGLATGQRVRTGDVVGFVGDSGNAKGGETHLHFEVHPNGGAAVNPKPILDGWLAEAAGQATDLASSCDAARSAITLVADVAALDGPARRRAPEADPAATPARVVSTTTPSVVLGAVTGEVAAAPIADIGAGSDRPVDTGLVLSGIAVLLAAFHQRRSRAAVRRRAAG